From Vicia villosa cultivar HV-30 ecotype Madison, WI unplaced genomic scaffold, Vvil1.0 ctg.001533F_1_1, whole genome shotgun sequence, the proteins below share one genomic window:
- the LOC131635707 gene encoding uncharacterized protein LOC131635707 isoform X1: MPSFWGSILLGFGFGVVAVVAVQALALLWIIKRLRRSHKLHGEQAHQLETESNQLDHQQSLHFASHKQGVVWVLESGKIPKEPKRKGLLEVSPIKMYGTIKGESLILRKPDGLQSHSTIELKSCTVQAVSASNLSSKKWAKKFPIKVENKTSVIYNGSKTLYLYLETSWEKEAWCKALYLASSEEKEKVKWFTQVHEDFHSYLTSLNSVYHCFMKPSVGISVEAIERDIKPDDPSSKVRQFLKKIAKKTSRVGLENKSTWTSLSGHEGKKSTDNLSSQDAISGTDSTSKHLKNSLVDNATPLSSKLPHLGSDSIHSVSSDRDVEKKFDIDEGTLCWNLLISRLFFDVKGSMQLKRSLQDRIQRTLSSMRTPSYIGEIICTDINTGNVPPCIVGMRVLPMEMSEVWALEVDIEYSGGAVLEIETRLEARELELQTKTEDSNSESSNVGAVPSDLLEGFEYLEKQLKLEGRDNDFQEQREDGNRNNDASKSFMSAMSSSNDGPRWKSVLNSVAKQVSQVPLSLAIKVAFLKGTLRLHIKPPPSDQLWYGFTSMPDIDFNLESSVGENKITTGYFSSLVVNRLKRAVSENIVLPNCENICIPWMLAEKEDWVPSNVAPFLWINQELRNETSTSSNTNKQSSGGVEARSKASASTSTNGQANKQQKPKKSESSQESTSKSSDSLALPTSSSGSQTVESSSRLEELTIPLLENEQPQDTRGLKEPLLQNDNQLETSENKMENNSEILSPHGSMVVVEKQNHTFNHEDGLPKKMGRKERMLGLGKKMGEKLEEKRRHIEEKSRHIVEKMRGP; this comes from the exons ATGCCGTCGTTTTGGGGTTCGATTTTGCTCGGGTTCGGTTTCGGTGTGGTGGCGGTTGTTGCCGTTCAAGCTCTGGCACTGTTATGGATCATCAAACGGTTACGCCGCAGCCACAAGCTCCATGGCGAACAAGCTCATCAACTGGAAACTGAATCAAACCAGCTTGATCATCAACAGTCTCTGCATTTTGCGTCTCACAAGCAG GGTGTGGTTTGGGTCCTTGAATCAGGAAAAATTCCAAAAGAGCCAAAAAGAAAAGGGTTATTGGAGGTTTCACCTATTAAAATGTATGGAACAATCAAGGGTGAGTCACTTATTCTAAGAAAACCCGATGGTTTGCAGTCGCACTCAACAATTGAACTCAAGAGTTGTACAGTTCAAGCTGTGTCAGCTTCAAACCTTTCTTCAAAAAAATG GGCAAAAAAGTTTCCCATCAAAGTGGAAAACAAGACCTCAGTAATATACAATGGAAGTAAAACTCTATATTTGTATCTGGAAACTTCATGGGAAAAAGAAGCATGGTGTAAGGCCCTCTATCTGGCTTCatctgaagaaaaagaaaaagtcaaaTGGTTCACCCAGGTGCATGAGGACTTTCATAGCTACCTGACATCCTTAAATTCTGTGTATCATTGTTTTATGAAACCATCAGTAGGAATAAGTGTTGAGGCAATAGAAAGGGATATAAAGCCTGACGATCCTTCCTCAAAAGTTCGTCAGtttttgaaaaagattgctaAAAAAACTTCCCGAGTTGGTCTGGAAAATAAATCTACATGGACTTCATTGTCCGGTCATGAAGGAAAAAAGAGCACTGATAATCTTTCTAGCCAAGATGCAATTTCGGGAACTGATTCAACATCAAAGCATCTTAAAAATTCATTGGTAGACAATGCTACCCCATTATCTTCGAAGTTACCGCATTTGGGAAGTGACAGTATTCACTCTGTCAGCTCTGACAGGGATGTTGAAAAGAAGTTTGATATTGATGAGGGAACATTATGCTGGAATTTATTGATTTCCCGACTCTTTTTTGATGTCAAAGGCAGCATGCAGTTGAAGAGATCGTTGCAAGATAGGATTCAG AGAACATTGTCAAGTATGAGGACTCCCAGTTATATTGGTGAAATCATCTGTACTGACATCAATACCGGGAATGTTCCACCTTGTATTGTAGGAATGAGGGTTCTTCCTATGGAAATGAGTGAGGTTTGGGCCTTAGAAGTTGACATTGAATATTCTGGAGGAGCAGTATTAGAGATTGAAACAAGGCTTGAAGCTCGCGAACTTGAGCTCCAAACAAAGACTGAAGACTCAAATTCGGAGTCAAGCAATGTTGGAGCTGTCCCATCAGATCTTCTTGAAGGTTTTGAATATTTAGAAAAGCAATTGAAACTTGAAGGAAGAGATAATGATTTTCAAGAGCAAAGGGAAGATGGTAATCGGAACAATG ATGCATCAAAGAGCTTTATGAGCGCAATGTCTTCCTCAAATGATGGACCACGATGGAAATCAGTGTTAAATTCTGTTGCCAAACAAGTTTCACAG GTCCCTCTCTCTTTGGCAATAAAAGTAGCATTCCTAAAAGGGACACTGCGTTTGCATATAAAACCACCTCCCTCTGATCAACTGTGGTATGGTTTCACATCAATGCCAGACATAGATTTCAACTTGGAGTCTTCTGTTGGAGAAAATAAGATAACTACTGGGTACTTCTCTTCATTAGTAGTCAATAGGCTAAAG AGAGCAGTTTCGGAAAATATAGTTCTCCCAAATTGTGAAAACATATGTATCCCATGGATGTTAGCAGAAAAGGAAGATTGGGTTCCTTCAAATGTTGCTCCATTCTTATGGATTAACCAAGAACTTAGGAATGAGACTTCCACTTCAAGTAATACCAATAAGCAATCTTCTGGTGGAGTGGAAGCTAGATCAAAAGCTAGTGCAAGCACCTCAACTAATGGTCAAGCGAACAAACAACAAAAACCGAAGAAGAGCGAATCTAGTCAAGAATCAACTAGTAAATCATCAGATTCTTTAGCACTACCAACAAGTTCATCTGGTTCACAAACAGTGGAGAGCAGCAGCCGCTTGGAAGAACTGACAATACCTTTACTAGAGAATGAACAACCACAAGATACTAGGGGTTTGAAAGAACCTTTATTACAAAATGACAATCAACTTGAAACTAGTGAAAACAAGATGGAAAATAATTCAGAAATCCTCTCACCACATGGAAGTATGGTGGTGGTGGAGAAACAAAATCATACCTTTAACCATGAAGATGGACTTCCAAAGAAAATGGGGAGAAAGGAAAGGATGTTAGGTTTGGGGAAGAAAATGGGGGAGAAGTTGGAAGAGAAAAGACGTCATATTGAAGAAAAGAGTAGGCATATTGTTGAGAAGATGCGAGGACCATGA
- the LOC131635707 gene encoding uncharacterized protein LOC131635707 isoform X2, which produces MANKLINWKLNQTSLIINSLCILRLTSSFGFQGVVWVLESGKIPKEPKRKGLLEVSPIKMYGTIKGESLILRKPDGLQSHSTIELKSCTVQAVSASNLSSKKWAKKFPIKVENKTSVIYNGSKTLYLYLETSWEKEAWCKALYLASSEEKEKVKWFTQVHEDFHSYLTSLNSVYHCFMKPSVGISVEAIERDIKPDDPSSKVRQFLKKIAKKTSRVGLENKSTWTSLSGHEGKKSTDNLSSQDAISGTDSTSKHLKNSLVDNATPLSSKLPHLGSDSIHSVSSDRDVEKKFDIDEGTLCWNLLISRLFFDVKGSMQLKRSLQDRIQRTLSSMRTPSYIGEIICTDINTGNVPPCIVGMRVLPMEMSEVWALEVDIEYSGGAVLEIETRLEARELELQTKTEDSNSESSNVGAVPSDLLEGFEYLEKQLKLEGRDNDFQEQREDGNRNNDASKSFMSAMSSSNDGPRWKSVLNSVAKQVSQVPLSLAIKVAFLKGTLRLHIKPPPSDQLWYGFTSMPDIDFNLESSVGENKITTGYFSSLVVNRLKRAVSENIVLPNCENICIPWMLAEKEDWVPSNVAPFLWINQELRNETSTSSNTNKQSSGGVEARSKASASTSTNGQANKQQKPKKSESSQESTSKSSDSLALPTSSSGSQTVESSSRLEELTIPLLENEQPQDTRGLKEPLLQNDNQLETSENKMENNSEILSPHGSMVVVEKQNHTFNHEDGLPKKMGRKERMLGLGKKMGEKLEEKRRHIEEKSRHIVEKMRGP; this is translated from the exons ATGGCGAACAAGCTCATCAACTGGAAACTGAATCAAACCAGCTTGATCATCAACAGTCTCTGCATTTTGCGTCTCACAAGCAG TTTTGGCTTTCAGGGTGTGGTTTGGGTCCTTGAATCAGGAAAAATTCCAAAAGAGCCAAAAAGAAAAGGGTTATTGGAGGTTTCACCTATTAAAATGTATGGAACAATCAAGGGTGAGTCACTTATTCTAAGAAAACCCGATGGTTTGCAGTCGCACTCAACAATTGAACTCAAGAGTTGTACAGTTCAAGCTGTGTCAGCTTCAAACCTTTCTTCAAAAAAATG GGCAAAAAAGTTTCCCATCAAAGTGGAAAACAAGACCTCAGTAATATACAATGGAAGTAAAACTCTATATTTGTATCTGGAAACTTCATGGGAAAAAGAAGCATGGTGTAAGGCCCTCTATCTGGCTTCatctgaagaaaaagaaaaagtcaaaTGGTTCACCCAGGTGCATGAGGACTTTCATAGCTACCTGACATCCTTAAATTCTGTGTATCATTGTTTTATGAAACCATCAGTAGGAATAAGTGTTGAGGCAATAGAAAGGGATATAAAGCCTGACGATCCTTCCTCAAAAGTTCGTCAGtttttgaaaaagattgctaAAAAAACTTCCCGAGTTGGTCTGGAAAATAAATCTACATGGACTTCATTGTCCGGTCATGAAGGAAAAAAGAGCACTGATAATCTTTCTAGCCAAGATGCAATTTCGGGAACTGATTCAACATCAAAGCATCTTAAAAATTCATTGGTAGACAATGCTACCCCATTATCTTCGAAGTTACCGCATTTGGGAAGTGACAGTATTCACTCTGTCAGCTCTGACAGGGATGTTGAAAAGAAGTTTGATATTGATGAGGGAACATTATGCTGGAATTTATTGATTTCCCGACTCTTTTTTGATGTCAAAGGCAGCATGCAGTTGAAGAGATCGTTGCAAGATAGGATTCAG AGAACATTGTCAAGTATGAGGACTCCCAGTTATATTGGTGAAATCATCTGTACTGACATCAATACCGGGAATGTTCCACCTTGTATTGTAGGAATGAGGGTTCTTCCTATGGAAATGAGTGAGGTTTGGGCCTTAGAAGTTGACATTGAATATTCTGGAGGAGCAGTATTAGAGATTGAAACAAGGCTTGAAGCTCGCGAACTTGAGCTCCAAACAAAGACTGAAGACTCAAATTCGGAGTCAAGCAATGTTGGAGCTGTCCCATCAGATCTTCTTGAAGGTTTTGAATATTTAGAAAAGCAATTGAAACTTGAAGGAAGAGATAATGATTTTCAAGAGCAAAGGGAAGATGGTAATCGGAACAATG ATGCATCAAAGAGCTTTATGAGCGCAATGTCTTCCTCAAATGATGGACCACGATGGAAATCAGTGTTAAATTCTGTTGCCAAACAAGTTTCACAG GTCCCTCTCTCTTTGGCAATAAAAGTAGCATTCCTAAAAGGGACACTGCGTTTGCATATAAAACCACCTCCCTCTGATCAACTGTGGTATGGTTTCACATCAATGCCAGACATAGATTTCAACTTGGAGTCTTCTGTTGGAGAAAATAAGATAACTACTGGGTACTTCTCTTCATTAGTAGTCAATAGGCTAAAG AGAGCAGTTTCGGAAAATATAGTTCTCCCAAATTGTGAAAACATATGTATCCCATGGATGTTAGCAGAAAAGGAAGATTGGGTTCCTTCAAATGTTGCTCCATTCTTATGGATTAACCAAGAACTTAGGAATGAGACTTCCACTTCAAGTAATACCAATAAGCAATCTTCTGGTGGAGTGGAAGCTAGATCAAAAGCTAGTGCAAGCACCTCAACTAATGGTCAAGCGAACAAACAACAAAAACCGAAGAAGAGCGAATCTAGTCAAGAATCAACTAGTAAATCATCAGATTCTTTAGCACTACCAACAAGTTCATCTGGTTCACAAACAGTGGAGAGCAGCAGCCGCTTGGAAGAACTGACAATACCTTTACTAGAGAATGAACAACCACAAGATACTAGGGGTTTGAAAGAACCTTTATTACAAAATGACAATCAACTTGAAACTAGTGAAAACAAGATGGAAAATAATTCAGAAATCCTCTCACCACATGGAAGTATGGTGGTGGTGGAGAAACAAAATCATACCTTTAACCATGAAGATGGACTTCCAAAGAAAATGGGGAGAAAGGAAAGGATGTTAGGTTTGGGGAAGAAAATGGGGGAGAAGTTGGAAGAGAAAAGACGTCATATTGAAGAAAAGAGTAGGCATATTGTTGAGAAGATGCGAGGACCATGA